A window of the Coleofasciculus sp. FACHB-T130 genome harbors these coding sequences:
- a CDS encoding DUF1574 family protein: MRPPGYSVYASSSFHLLQVQGTFFVMLDADPIAYLEGQSSLAQWVSRAIGLPEVRLRFRLRGNNLHILCEGSECPPAGPVVSRFVEALKGKEGGAGFPPQEAPIDQVILYGRKLGIQRPDWIKQIHLERLQLHQASDAAGVAAAATPTDGQEMTAEQGATSDADGLRVSNRSLARSGQPEAIARYLSETLSPMGVGVKVVIQTLGREPGSRGAGQHQELSPASPAVSRRLWVLCDSNYSTDESLMAEPVAAQLRNLKLEGFRDAVICSQVRGEAAPDWRLRVDLTPPEEMLKDWARWGDIQAIARLLNQVLNAQEMQISAVLKDSTLHLFCSQKLFKQLKAAGDTASATSDAAEIAIAAPDRKTATSAIAPVLESLTTQGIHAATIYGVETHGVTPVPEQETPIWIEWLNLPASRDPALAESTLELAQRGDLNAIQFLLQRLLNPDLDERLTTGGIRLSLRRKQDLLHIMSEALSSPQQSAVGPPVAKFLRGLAIPGIKGVRIYGRRAGHSTPLWQMGVDFTPRKRLVPEATPEFAASDVYLGDILSGSNEPVLRSDVTKEDLKAAASAVSFKVTRTIQQWLCASQLFIPTVEIKDLAPVALGKLSNSTYTYYQGFVVALVWGMLGFLLTVQTDWFLSAILKSKPPINQASAVSGKSTLDPREPIEDTSVPLPQMSLQKSRGSEAPVFNSEGFTRQGDITVRNEDEKSPRMNAASAAILAAARSSNPSFNNRLLDEKVALYQQMLLQRRGVPPDVWIVGSSRAMRGVDPQALEEALAAQGYPGVQVFNFGINGATAQVVDLMVRQVLTPEQLPKLIIWADGARAFNSGRIDATYNAIANSQGYQHLLAGTFPKQNSTPGSPSRTTATPPAKTPATADKGASGSLTQSYQMVNNWLNETLGTFSATYPQRDQMKTRLRDLYVVWAKPAKTTSEGATDTPQALTASQFAIDFDGFLPLTVRYNPATYYKQYARVSGDYDSDYYAFKMEGKQTQALESLLQFTQARQIPIVFINLPLTQDYLDPVRIEYEQEFQQYMRSQAIQKGLIFRDLNQLYPTQHDYFSDPSHLNRYGAYEVSNQLAEDPMIPWPAK, translated from the coding sequence GTGCGCCCTCCGGGCTACAGCGTTTATGCTTCATCGTCTTTTCATCTGTTGCAAGTCCAGGGTACTTTCTTTGTGATGTTGGATGCCGATCCGATCGCCTATTTAGAGGGTCAATCCTCCCTCGCCCAGTGGGTTTCCCGCGCTATCGGTCTTCCGGAAGTGCGCCTACGATTTCGCTTACGAGGGAATAACCTGCATATTCTTTGTGAAGGCTCCGAATGTCCGCCTGCTGGACCCGTTGTGAGCCGATTTGTCGAGGCACTGAAGGGGAAGGAAGGGGGAGCTGGGTTCCCCCCGCAAGAAGCTCCCATTGACCAGGTGATTCTTTATGGTCGGAAACTGGGCATCCAGCGCCCAGACTGGATCAAGCAAATTCACCTAGAGCGGCTGCAACTGCATCAGGCGTCAGATGCCGCAGGCGTGGCTGCTGCTGCGACGCCGACGGATGGGCAGGAAATGACCGCCGAGCAAGGAGCAACTAGCGATGCTGACGGGCTGAGAGTCTCCAACCGCAGCCTCGCTCGCTCCGGTCAACCAGAAGCGATCGCGCGTTATCTGAGCGAAACTCTCAGCCCAATGGGAGTCGGCGTCAAGGTCGTGATTCAGACGCTTGGGAGGGAGCCAGGAAGCCGGGGAGCCGGACAGCATCAAGAATTGTCCCCTGCTTCACCAGCGGTTTCCCGTCGTCTGTGGGTACTTTGCGATTCTAACTACAGCACCGATGAGTCGCTGATGGCGGAGCCGGTGGCGGCTCAGTTACGAAATTTGAAGCTGGAAGGGTTTCGGGATGCCGTGATTTGCAGCCAGGTTCGAGGAGAAGCGGCTCCCGACTGGCGGCTGCGGGTGGATCTGACCCCTCCAGAGGAAATGCTCAAGGATTGGGCGCGTTGGGGAGATATCCAAGCGATCGCCCGCTTGCTCAATCAAGTGTTAAACGCGCAGGAGATGCAAATCTCCGCAGTTCTGAAAGATTCAACGCTGCATTTATTTTGTAGCCAGAAGCTCTTCAAGCAGCTAAAAGCAGCGGGCGACACCGCATCTGCCACGAGCGATGCGGCTGAGATTGCGATCGCTGCACCCGATCGAAAAACCGCAACCAGTGCGATCGCTCCCGTTTTAGAGTCTCTGACAACGCAAGGCATTCACGCTGCCACCATTTACGGCGTTGAGACTCACGGTGTAACACCAGTCCCGGAACAAGAAACGCCAATCTGGATTGAATGGCTGAATTTACCTGCGTCCAGAGATCCCGCTTTAGCAGAATCTACTTTGGAATTGGCGCAACGGGGCGATCTGAACGCAATTCAGTTTTTATTGCAACGCTTACTCAATCCCGACCTAGACGAGCGATTAACAACGGGTGGCATTCGTTTATCTCTGCGCCGCAAACAAGATTTGTTGCACATCATGAGCGAGGCACTCTCTAGTCCGCAGCAATCTGCCGTCGGGCCACCTGTTGCCAAGTTTCTGCGCGGGTTGGCGATTCCTGGCATTAAAGGGGTGCGAATTTATGGGCGTCGCGCCGGTCACTCCACCCCCTTGTGGCAGATGGGCGTTGATTTCACCCCTCGCAAACGCCTGGTACCGGAAGCAACCCCAGAATTTGCTGCCAGCGATGTTTATCTAGGAGATATCCTCTCTGGCAGTAACGAACCCGTTCTGCGTTCTGATGTCACCAAGGAAGACCTCAAAGCAGCCGCTAGCGCTGTCTCTTTCAAAGTGACTCGAACCATCCAGCAATGGCTATGCGCTTCCCAATTGTTTATTCCCACGGTGGAGATTAAAGACCTGGCACCCGTCGCCTTAGGGAAACTTAGCAATTCCACCTACACTTATTACCAAGGTTTCGTCGTGGCTTTGGTCTGGGGGATGCTGGGATTCTTGCTCACGGTGCAAACGGATTGGTTTCTGTCTGCGATCCTGAAGTCAAAACCACCCATTAATCAAGCGTCCGCGGTCAGCGGCAAATCAACCCTTGACCCGCGAGAACCGATCGAGGATACGTCAGTTCCCTTGCCCCAGATGTCTTTGCAAAAATCTCGTGGTTCAGAGGCTCCTGTATTCAATTCCGAAGGATTCACTCGCCAAGGAGATATCACCGTAAGGAACGAGGATGAAAAGTCTCCGCGAATGAATGCCGCATCAGCAGCAATTTTGGCAGCCGCCCGAAGTTCTAATCCCTCTTTTAATAACCGCCTGTTAGACGAAAAAGTGGCTCTCTACCAACAGATGCTGTTACAAAGACGGGGAGTTCCCCCGGATGTTTGGATAGTCGGCAGTTCTAGGGCAATGCGGGGGGTCGATCCTCAAGCGCTGGAAGAAGCATTGGCAGCGCAGGGATATCCGGGTGTTCAGGTGTTTAACTTTGGCATCAACGGTGCGACGGCTCAAGTAGTAGATTTGATGGTTCGCCAAGTTTTGACGCCAGAGCAACTGCCAAAACTGATTATTTGGGCGGATGGTGCCAGAGCGTTTAATAGCGGGCGGATAGATGCTACCTATAATGCGATCGCTAACTCGCAAGGCTACCAACATCTGCTTGCCGGTACTTTCCCCAAGCAGAATTCAACCCCAGGAAGTCCCAGCCGAACGACGGCGACACCACCGGCTAAAACTCCGGCGACGGCGGATAAAGGAGCTAGTGGTTCCTTAACGCAAAGCTATCAAATGGTTAATAATTGGCTCAATGAAACGCTAGGAACGTTCTCAGCAACTTATCCCCAGCGCGACCAAATGAAAACGCGGTTGCGGGATCTGTATGTTGTTTGGGCAAAACCAGCGAAAACAACTTCTGAGGGAGCTACCGATACTCCCCAAGCATTGACAGCCAGCCAATTTGCCATCGATTTTGATGGCTTCCTTCCCCTCACCGTTCGTTACAATCCTGCCACCTACTACAAGCAATATGCCAGAGTCAGCGGCGACTATGACAGCGATTACTACGCTTTCAAGATGGAAGGCAAGCAAACCCAAGCACTAGAATCGCTGCTGCAATTTACCCAAGCGCGTCAAATTCCGATTGTTTTTATAAACCTGCCTTTGACCCAGGATTACTTAGATCCAGTACGCATAGAATATGAGCAAGAATTTCAGCAGTATATGCGATCGCAAGCAATCCAAAAAGGGCTGATTTTCCGAGACTTAAATCAGCTTTATCCTACTCAA
- the ppc gene encoding phosphoenolpyruvate carboxylase: MSSLLQSTDQPLTVTSTSALFLRHRLKVVEDLWESVLQQECGQELVDLLNQLRSRCSPEGQATELPESVPQLIEKLDLNAAIRASRAFALYFQLINIVEQHYEQRDQQLSRRATYNAPAGEAAPRKLPSLQGDGDSAIVLSPEDMEEENQNGGPGADLLEKSWHHDGTAKRNAGTFHGLFPHLRQMNVPPQQIQRLIDNLDVRLVFTAHPTEIVRHTIRGKQQRIAKILQQLDQAEEEFRALGLTTSWEAEACIEQLTEEIRLWWRTDELHQFKPTVLDEVDYTLHYFQEVLFDTIPQLHQRLKRALKASFPGLTPPVNNFCQFGSWVGADRDGNPSVTPKVTWQTACYQRGLVLEKYIQSLRQLTNQLSLSLHWSDVLPDLLDSLEQDRSQMPEVYEHLAIRYRQEPYRLKLAYIQQRLQNTSDRNRRLSDGENLHRQISDSQSHVVYRSGEEFLAELRLIHRNLIETGLSCRDLENLICQVEIYGFNLAHLDIRQESTRHSDTFNEITQYLQILPKAYNDLSEAERALWLATELQTKRPLIPAELPFSEKICETVETFRMLRQLQLEFGSQICQTYIISMNREASDVLEVLLLAKEAGLYDPSTGKSSIMVVPLFETVEDLKRAPAVMQDLFELPLYRACLAGGYENVKDSQALKVEDSNQPANLESPTYNLQEVMLGYSDSNKDSGFLSSNWEIHKAQKVLQKIAEQYGIALRIFHGRGGSVGRGGGPAYEAILAQPGHSINGRIKITEQGEVLASKYSLPELALYNLEAVTTAVIQASLLRTGFDDIEPWNEIMEELATRSRAHYRALIYEQPDLVDFFHQVTPIEEISQLQISSRPARRGGKKDLASLRAIPWVFSWTQTRFLLPSWYGVGTALQEFLNEEPEENLKLLRYFYFKWPFFKMAISKAEMTLSKVDLQIAHHYVRELSHPEDRDRFEALFEQIKSEFHLTCDLVLTIAGHKRLLDGDPVLQRSVQLRNGTIVPLGFLQVSLLKRLRQHGKQAASGVVHSRYSKGELLRGALLTINGIAAGMRNTG, from the coding sequence ATGAGTTCCCTACTGCAATCGACGGATCAGCCATTGACGGTAACATCTACTTCTGCTTTATTTTTACGTCATCGCCTCAAAGTGGTGGAGGACTTATGGGAGTCTGTTCTCCAGCAGGAATGCGGTCAGGAACTGGTCGATCTGCTTAATCAACTTCGATCGAGGTGTTCGCCAGAAGGACAGGCAACAGAATTGCCTGAATCAGTGCCTCAGCTGATCGAAAAGCTTGATCTCAATGCAGCGATTCGAGCCTCACGCGCCTTTGCTCTCTACTTCCAGCTCATTAACATCGTCGAGCAGCACTACGAACAGCGGGATCAGCAGCTTTCCCGACGTGCTACCTACAACGCTCCTGCTGGTGAGGCAGCACCTCGTAAACTTCCTAGCCTGCAAGGAGATGGGGACTCCGCCATTGTGTTGTCGCCAGAAGACATGGAGGAAGAAAACCAAAACGGCGGACCGGGAGCGGATTTGCTTGAAAAGAGCTGGCACCACGATGGCACAGCCAAACGAAATGCCGGGACATTCCACGGGTTGTTTCCCCATTTGCGCCAGATGAATGTGCCTCCGCAGCAAATCCAGCGGTTGATTGACAATCTGGACGTGCGGCTAGTTTTCACCGCTCACCCCACGGAAATTGTTCGCCATACGATTCGCGGCAAACAGCAGCGGATTGCTAAGATTCTGCAACAGCTAGACCAGGCAGAAGAAGAATTTAGAGCCTTAGGTTTGACGACTTCTTGGGAAGCAGAGGCTTGCATCGAACAATTAACCGAAGAAATTCGCCTCTGGTGGCGCACCGACGAATTGCATCAATTTAAACCAACCGTGTTGGATGAAGTGGATTACACCCTCCACTACTTCCAGGAAGTGTTGTTTGATACGATTCCCCAGCTTCATCAACGCCTAAAACGTGCCTTAAAAGCTTCTTTTCCGGGACTTACTCCCCCTGTAAATAACTTCTGCCAGTTTGGTTCTTGGGTGGGGGCAGATCGGGATGGAAACCCCTCAGTTACACCGAAAGTCACTTGGCAAACCGCTTGCTATCAGCGCGGTTTAGTTCTGGAGAAGTATATCCAATCGTTGCGGCAACTGACGAATCAACTCAGCTTGTCGTTGCACTGGAGCGATGTCTTGCCAGATTTGCTGGACTCCTTAGAGCAGGATCGGTCGCAAATGCCAGAAGTCTACGAGCATCTGGCAATTCGATACCGGCAAGAGCCTTACCGCCTCAAGCTGGCATACATTCAGCAGCGTCTGCAAAATACCAGCGATCGCAACCGGCGACTTTCGGATGGCGAAAACTTGCATCGGCAAATCTCAGATAGCCAGTCTCACGTCGTTTACCGCTCTGGAGAAGAATTTCTAGCAGAACTGCGGCTGATTCACCGGAACCTGATTGAGACGGGTTTATCGTGCCGGGATCTGGAAAATTTAATTTGTCAGGTGGAAATCTATGGCTTCAACTTGGCGCACTTAGATATTCGCCAGGAAAGCACTCGCCATTCCGACACCTTCAACGAAATAACCCAATACCTGCAAATTCTGCCCAAAGCATACAACGATCTATCGGAAGCCGAGCGCGCGCTGTGGCTGGCAACGGAACTGCAAACCAAGCGCCCGTTGATTCCAGCAGAATTGCCATTTTCTGAAAAAATTTGCGAAACCGTTGAAACCTTCCGAATGCTGCGGCAGCTCCAGCTAGAGTTTGGTTCTCAAATTTGCCAAACTTATATCATCAGCATGAACCGGGAAGCCAGCGACGTTCTGGAAGTGCTGCTGCTGGCCAAAGAAGCGGGTCTGTATGACCCCTCCACAGGAAAGAGCAGCATCATGGTGGTGCCGCTGTTTGAAACGGTGGAAGACCTGAAGCGGGCACCCGCAGTCATGCAAGATTTGTTTGAACTGCCTTTGTATCGCGCTTGTCTTGCAGGAGGCTACGAAAACGTTAAAGATTCGCAAGCGTTAAAGGTTGAGGATTCAAACCAACCTGCCAACTTGGAATCTCCAACCTATAACCTGCAAGAGGTCATGCTGGGCTACTCAGACAGCAACAAGGATTCTGGCTTCTTGAGCAGTAACTGGGAAATCCATAAAGCTCAGAAAGTGCTACAAAAAATCGCCGAACAGTACGGCATCGCCTTACGGATTTTCCACGGGCGCGGCGGTTCGGTCGGTCGCGGCGGCGGTCCTGCCTACGAAGCGATCCTGGCTCAACCCGGTCATAGTATCAATGGGCGGATCAAAATTACCGAACAAGGGGAAGTGCTGGCTTCTAAATACTCGTTGCCAGAATTAGCTCTGTACAACCTGGAAGCGGTGACAACCGCTGTGATTCAGGCAAGCTTGCTGCGAACCGGATTTGATGATATTGAGCCGTGGAACGAAATCATGGAAGAGTTGGCAACGCGATCGCGTGCCCACTATCGCGCCTTGATTTACGAGCAACCGGATTTAGTCGATTTCTTCCACCAAGTGACCCCCATCGAAGAAATCAGCCAATTGCAAATCAGCTCTCGTCCTGCCCGTCGCGGCGGTAAAAAGGATTTGGCGAGTCTGCGGGCAATTCCTTGGGTGTTTAGCTGGACGCAAACGCGCTTCCTGCTGCCGAGTTGGTACGGCGTCGGAACGGCATTGCAAGAGTTCTTGAATGAAGAACCCGAGGAAAATCTGAAGCTGCTGCGTTATTTCTATTTCAAGTGGCCTTTCTTCAAGATGGCGATTTCTAAAGCAGAAATGACCTTGTCGAAAGTAGATTTGCAGATTGCTCACCACTACGTGCGGGAGTTATCCCACCCGGAAGATCGCGATCGCTTTGAAGCCTTGTTTGAGCAAATCAAGAGCGAGTTTCACCTCACTTGCGATTTAGTTCTGACGATTGCGGGTCACAAACGGCTGTTGGATGGCGATCCAGTCCTGCAAAGGTCTGTGCAGTTACGCAACGGCACGATTGTCCCTCTGGGCTTTTTGCAAGTCTCTCTGCTAAAACGCCTGCGCCAACATGGCAAGCAAGCAGCCTCTGGTGTCGTCCATTCTCGTTACAGTAAAGGCGAATTGCTACGCGGGGCGCTGTTAACAATTAACGGCATTGCCGCCGGGATGCGGAACACGGGTTGA
- a CDS encoding HNH endonuclease signature motif containing protein, producing the protein MTINDITRQLVRQRAKYLCEYCHSSEKASAARFTLDHIMPQSLGGSDDSDNLALACQRCNERRYNFTVATDPQTQAIVPLFNQRQQQWSEHFIWTTDALNILGQTPIGRATCDRLDLNDERYDEDDSIRTSRQLWVQGWLASAY; encoded by the coding sequence ATGACAATAAATGACATCACTCGCCAGTTAGTGCGGCAACGAGCAAAATACCTGTGCGAATACTGCCACTCTTCAGAAAAAGCAAGTGCGGCAAGGTTCACGCTCGATCATATAATGCCGCAGTCCCTCGGTGGGTCTGATGACTCCGATAATTTAGCATTAGCTTGCCAGCGTTGTAATGAACGACGCTATAACTTTACAGTTGCGACAGATCCACAGACTCAAGCAATCGTTCCTTTATTTAATCAGCGTCAGCAACAGTGGTCAGAGCATTTTATTTGGACAACAGATGCTTTGAATATTTTAGGGCAAACTCCAATAGGTCGAGCAACTTGCGATCGCCTTGATCTGAATGATGAACGCTATGATGAGGATGATTCTATTCGGACATCTAGGCAGCTTTGGGTGCAAGGGTGGTTGGCATCCGCCTATTGA
- a CDS encoding NACHT domain-containing protein yields the protein MGRNLSKKKGKEHAKILLNALLRYINNELSKTEIRADWQEGSQLWVTQATLENLAALVSQCGSNLNGEEIRNALHCLINLKILQDQRGKISAKTVTNTEFWRFSLNFPATDREENIKWLFNKGGEWDRCDQSRKSNSGDAQKPISKESDDFDWRKICQTMLECQKRLTTNQLMSDEDMKFEIDDVYVELGLVERKKQPKVAGGDFAEQGSRLYEPEYEEMERFEHQRFLQDVLKDGKGKSNGKRIAIIGEPGAGKSTLLRKIAFWVLENTSDLPILITLADLPETNPQQEFLEQYLLGKWLKAALPFISPDAVEVTEALKTELKRLCNQGRVWLVLDGVDEMPLLQGEPLLAIQNQLNGWVGQTWMVLSCRLNVWDANRNVLADNFEIYRTLEFSYGEGKTPDRVGEFIAKRFKREPELGEQLRQALDELGKERIKDLAKNPLRLTLLCSTWSLWRENGGLPDTKAKLYKGFVEKFYEWKGKEFFTTLSQQMQLNQVLGELAKLAIDQTASRFRLKHSLVCQVLGHPDQPLYKLAIIQLSWLNNVGLAAENPDETVYAFFHPTFQEYFAALAIDDWCSFLTHDKDNPQPLPGNVYRIFEPQWKEVILLWLGRDKREVADEQKEEFIQALVEFKDGCSDFYRYQAYFLAAAGIAEFGGCRLAETIVAQLVEKGFGYFSIDSQEWRTFPEPIEEEAKAALRESDRSKVMSALTNLVHTCQSKYRSSCFTSKWGQKICVSDEICMKAAVILLTIFPENPDALSALHKLNDTSEDVWVQGQFWLCENNVNKLIELENKRFNWSINSLQKQARDKNLSLDGFPAFADEEYSIDSADTLEENIKVILRKMDAPKDAIALWQNLSNLELLVLKAASQGKFFSVVITHLKNYLSEPVGVNPFGKECFKIIWIYYAKHISYPAFYQAWNPTYITLFPETTAFASYDSQQSLNISNLPQLLNTAIANNSSLNDTIHLICINGSKFENPDKPASEIYAEMVLQGCPERQNGEPETMQALKVYCQLKCQGVFLIFDEDTSGEPSQGFSQTFLTSLSKFHNVRRICVVSEQPCNLQTFSPSQPNLVADIVSWILEKMIEE from the coding sequence ATGGGGCGTAATCTTAGTAAAAAAAAGGGGAAAGAACACGCCAAGATATTGCTAAACGCCCTGCTGCGTTACATTAATAACGAATTATCGAAAACAGAGATTAGAGCGGATTGGCAGGAAGGCTCTCAGCTATGGGTGACACAGGCGACGCTGGAAAACTTGGCGGCTTTGGTTAGCCAATGCGGCAGCAACTTAAACGGAGAAGAAATCCGCAATGCGCTGCACTGCCTAATAAATTTGAAAATTTTGCAGGATCAAAGGGGTAAAATTAGCGCCAAAACAGTCACAAACACAGAATTTTGGCGCTTTTCGCTGAACTTTCCTGCAACTGACAGGGAAGAAAACATCAAGTGGTTGTTTAATAAGGGTGGCGAGTGGGATAGGTGCGATCAATCTCGAAAATCGAATTCAGGTGATGCTCAAAAGCCAATATCGAAAGAATCTGACGACTTCGACTGGCGCAAAATCTGCCAAACTATGCTCGAATGCCAGAAACGGCTGACTACCAATCAGCTTATGTCTGACGAAGACATGAAGTTTGAAATCGATGATGTCTATGTCGAGTTGGGATTGGTGGAGCGCAAAAAACAACCCAAAGTAGCTGGAGGTGACTTCGCAGAGCAGGGTTCGCGCTTATACGAGCCAGAGTATGAAGAAATGGAGCGGTTTGAGCATCAGCGGTTTTTGCAGGATGTCTTAAAAGACGGGAAGGGTAAGAGCAACGGCAAGCGCATTGCGATCATTGGGGAACCAGGGGCGGGAAAATCTACCCTGTTACGCAAAATTGCCTTTTGGGTGTTGGAAAATACCTCTGATTTGCCGATTTTGATAACCCTTGCAGATTTACCAGAAACTAATCCCCAGCAGGAGTTTCTAGAGCAGTATTTACTCGGCAAATGGCTAAAAGCTGCGCTGCCATTTATCTCTCCTGATGCTGTAGAAGTAACGGAAGCACTGAAAACTGAGCTAAAACGGTTGTGCAACCAAGGGCGAGTGTGGCTCGTATTGGATGGGGTGGATGAGATGCCGTTATTGCAGGGAGAACCCCTCTTGGCAATTCAAAATCAGCTAAACGGCTGGGTTGGACAGACATGGATGGTGCTAAGTTGTCGGCTAAATGTCTGGGATGCCAACCGTAATGTGCTGGCGGACAATTTTGAGATTTATCGCACTTTGGAATTTAGCTATGGAGAGGGGAAAACCCCAGATCGAGTAGGGGAGTTTATCGCCAAGCGGTTTAAGCGCGAACCAGAGTTAGGTGAGCAATTGCGACAGGCGTTAGACGAACTCGGTAAGGAACGGATTAAGGATTTAGCGAAAAATCCCCTGCGGTTGACGCTGTTGTGCAGCACTTGGAGTTTGTGGCGCGAAAATGGGGGATTGCCGGATACCAAAGCGAAACTCTACAAGGGGTTTGTGGAGAAGTTTTATGAGTGGAAAGGCAAGGAATTTTTCACTACTTTAAGTCAACAGATGCAATTGAATCAGGTGTTAGGAGAGTTAGCAAAGCTGGCAATTGACCAAACCGCCTCCCGGTTCAGGCTTAAGCACAGTCTGGTTTGTCAGGTACTGGGGCATCCGGATCAACCCTTGTATAAGTTAGCGATTATTCAACTAAGTTGGCTGAACAACGTGGGTTTGGCTGCTGAAAATCCCGATGAAACAGTTTACGCTTTCTTCCATCCCACGTTTCAGGAATATTTTGCAGCGCTGGCAATTGACGATTGGTGCTCTTTCTTGACTCACGACAAGGACAATCCTCAACCGTTACCAGGCAACGTTTACCGAATTTTTGAGCCACAGTGGAAAGAGGTGATTTTGCTATGGCTGGGGCGAGATAAGAGAGAAGTAGCAGATGAGCAGAAAGAGGAGTTTATTCAGGCATTAGTAGAGTTTAAGGATGGGTGCAGTGACTTTTATAGGTATCAAGCATATTTTCTAGCAGCAGCAGGAATTGCGGAGTTTGGGGGTTGTAGACTTGCGGAAACGATCGTGGCGCAACTCGTCGAGAAAGGTTTTGGATATTTCAGTATTGACAGCCAGGAATGGCGGACATTTCCTGAGCCAATTGAAGAGGAAGCTAAGGCAGCACTGAGAGAGAGCGATCGCAGTAAGGTAATGAGTGCCCTAACTAACTTAGTACACACTTGTCAATCTAAGTATAGAAGCTCCTGTTTCACCAGCAAATGGGGACAGAAGATTTGTGTCAGTGATGAAATTTGTATGAAAGCTGCTGTTATTTTGTTAACAATCTTTCCTGAGAACCCAGATGCGCTCAGTGCCCTACATAAGCTAAACGATACCAGTGAGGATGTTTGGGTTCAGGGGCAATTCTGGTTATGTGAGAACAATGTCAACAAGCTTATTGAGCTGGAAAATAAGCGGTTCAACTGGTCTATCAACTCGCTTCAAAAACAGGCTAGAGATAAGAATCTTTCTTTAGATGGTTTTCCAGCATTCGCCGATGAAGAATATAGTATTGATAGTGCTGATACTCTGGAAGAAAATATTAAGGTTATACTAAGAAAAATGGACGCCCCTAAAGATGCAATAGCTTTGTGGCAAAATTTGTCAAACTTGGAATTGCTAGTGCTTAAAGCGGCATCTCAAGGAAAGTTTTTTTCGGTAGTAATTACACACTTAAAAAACTATTTATCCGAGCCAGTTGGCGTTAATCCTTTTGGAAAAGAATGCTTTAAAATTATCTGGATTTACTACGCGAAACATATATCTTATCCAGCCTTTTATCAGGCTTGGAACCCTACATATATCACCCTTTTCCCAGAAACCACAGCTTTCGCTTCCTACGACTCCCAGCAAAGCCTCAACATATCTAATTTACCTCAACTTCTCAACACAGCGATCGCTAACAACTCCAGCCTCAACGACACCATCCACCTCATTTGCATCAACGGCAGCAAATTCGAGAACCCAGATAAACCCGCCTCGGAAATTTACGCCGAGATGGTACTGCAAGGCTGTCCCGAACGTCAGAATGGGGAACCGGAAACGATGCAAGCGCTCAAAGTTTATTGTCAGCTAAAATGCCAGGGAGTCTTCCTAATTTTTGACGAAGATACAAGCGGCGAACCATCCCAAGGCTTCAGTCAAACTTTCCTTACATCACTGAGCAAATTTCATAACGTGAGGAGAATTTGTGTAGTGAGCGAACAGCCTTGTAATCTCCAAACATTCTCTCCCAGCCAGCCTAATTTAGTTGCCGATATTGTGAGTTGGATTCTAGAGAAGATGATCGAAGAATAA
- a CDS encoding GDSL-type esterase/lipase family protein, producing MKKRRWVWFFSLLFASLLVVTSCGNNFDDVKNLKAGAGKQVIVLGDSIASGYGVDKTEAFPSVLSRQLGLPILNRGVSGDTTAMGLSRLQKDAITAEPWLVIVELGGNDFLRKIPKTETEQNLRQIVTSIQQQKAIVVLLGINLGYIEDEYDELYQRVAKDTQAYLIPQVLTGIVDNPKNRQEDIIHPNAAGHQLLASRVAKNLQPLLAQATWPPTLLQYRRSANQT from the coding sequence ATGAAAAAACGCCGATGGGTGTGGTTCTTTAGTTTGCTGTTTGCTTCCCTGCTGGTTGTTACCAGTTGCGGCAACAATTTCGATGATGTCAAAAACCTCAAAGCGGGTGCTGGTAAGCAAGTTATTGTTTTAGGCGATAGCATCGCCTCTGGATATGGCGTGGACAAGACAGAAGCTTTTCCCAGCGTGTTGAGTCGTCAACTCGGTTTGCCAATACTGAATCGCGGTGTTAGCGGCGATACAACCGCAATGGGGTTGAGTCGCTTACAAAAAGATGCGATCACAGCAGAACCTTGGCTGGTAATTGTTGAATTAGGCGGAAATGATTTTCTGCGAAAAATTCCCAAAACTGAGACAGAACAAAACTTGCGGCAAATCGTAACTTCGATTCAACAACAAAAAGCAATTGTTGTGCTGCTAGGAATCAATCTCGGCTACATAGAAGATGAATATGATGAACTTTATCAGCGTGTTGCTAAAGATACACAGGCTTATTTAATTCCGCAGGTTTTAACTGGAATTGTCGATAATCCAAAAAATCGCCAGGAAGATATCATTCATCCAAATGCTGCCGGACACCAGCTTTTAGCCTCCCGCGTTGCTAAAAACTTACAGCCCTTATTAGCCCAAGCTACTTGGCCTCCAACCTTGTTGCAATATCGACGGAGTGCTAATCAAACATAG